In Candidatus Bathyarchaeota archaeon, a genomic segment contains:
- a CDS encoding uracil-DNA glycosylase, with protein sequence MSLMDKVATYKKLVSEVENCRKCELWKTRRYPVVGEGPLDAKIMLVGLGPGYHENLQGRPFVGAAGKFLNHLLELAGLDRSGIYITNVVKCYLPDNKATEEQIEACTPYLDRQIELIKPKLIVALGSVAAKYLLSKFKLPYSSMGRLHGKFYRVRSLTLDFDLAVMYHPASALYNPSMRIILENDWRKLGDYIKSLRF encoded by the coding sequence GTGAGCCTCATGGATAAGGTCGCGACGTATAAAAAGTTGGTATCTGAAGTCGAGAACTGTAGAAAATGCGAGCTATGGAAGACGCGGAGGTATCCGGTCGTAGGGGAGGGGCCTCTCGACGCGAAGATCATGCTCGTGGGTTTAGGACCCGGCTACCATGAAAACCTTCAAGGTAGACCGTTCGTGGGAGCCGCTGGAAAGTTCCTTAACCATCTTCTCGAGCTTGCAGGCCTCGATAGGAGCGGGATATACATCACAAACGTGGTTAAATGCTATCTCCCGGATAACAAGGCCACGGAGGAGCAGATAGAGGCTTGTACACCCTATCTGGACAGACAGATCGAGCTTATAAAACCCAAGCTTATAGTGGCTTTAGGCTCCGTAGCGGCTAAATACCTACTGTCCAAGTTCAAACTTCCATACAGCTCCATGGGTAGGTTGCACGGGAAATTCTACAGAGTAAGAAGCTTGACGTTAGACTTCGACTTAGCGGTGATGTATCATCCGGCTTCAGCCCTCTACAACCCGTCTATGCGGATAATCCTAGAAAATGACTGGAGAAAGCTTGGAGACTACATAAAGTCTCTAAGGTTTTGA
- a CDS encoding 4Fe-4S binding protein produces MKIRVRRVEVDASKCRRCGFCRSVSICHSPTECVGCLACYLVCPYEARYVTYLTKDVECINIGVEPKAVNVETYMRITGFR; encoded by the coding sequence ATGAAGATAAGAGTGCGAAGGGTAGAGGTCGACGCGTCTAAATGTAGACGTTGCGGCTTCTGTAGAAGCGTTTCGATTTGTCATAGTCCTACGGAGTGCGTGGGTTGCTTGGCATGCTATCTGGTATGCCCCTATGAGGCGAGGTATGTTACATACCTAACGAAGGATGTTGAATGCATAAACATAGGCGTCGAGCCTAAGGCCGTTAACGTCGAGACCTACATGCGTATAACGGGCTTCCGGTAG
- a CDS encoding histidinol-phosphatase: MKRFRANYHVHTFMSDGSSEPVKYLEKAVESGLTEIGFTDHLIILDDGRVGPGSLDPEKLDEYIDAIRDAASLFKPLSVKCGLEVDYTPGGIRRVEEILASYRHSLDYTLIGVHIVDGFEFDIPESIPIWRSLSQEQVDKVYRRYYQLLLDGVRTGLFDVVAHLDIVKRFGFKPSRSFLDLIEPILLSVKTLRMAVEVSSAGLRHPVNELYPSEEIVTLMSELRVPVTSSTDAHKPEDISTGLEAVVELIKSKRLPFAVPGGGLKVFDSLKVL, translated from the coding sequence TTGAAGCGGTTTAGGGCGAACTATCATGTCCACACTTTCATGAGCGACGGCTCCTCTGAGCCCGTAAAATACTTGGAGAAAGCCGTCGAGAGCGGTCTCACCGAGATAGGATTCACAGACCACTTGATAATCCTCGACGACGGTCGGGTCGGCCCAGGCTCTTTAGACCCAGAGAAGTTAGACGAATATATCGACGCGATACGGGACGCCGCGAGCCTATTCAAGCCCCTATCGGTCAAATGTGGTTTGGAAGTCGACTACACACCAGGCGGTATCAGACGCGTCGAGGAGATACTCGCCTCCTACCGGCACAGCTTGGACTACACGCTTATAGGGGTTCACATAGTCGACGGCTTCGAGTTCGACATCCCCGAATCGATCCCGATATGGAGAAGCCTAAGCCAAGAACAGGTCGACAAGGTCTACCGTAGATACTACCAACTCCTATTAGACGGTGTTAGAACAGGGTTATTCGACGTAGTGGCGCACTTAGATATCGTAAAGAGATTCGGCTTTAAACCGTCGAGAAGCTTCCTCGACCTCATAGAACCCATACTACTCTCTGTTAAAACGTTGAGGATGGCCGTAGAGGTGAGCTCGGCGGGTCTAAGGCATCCTGTAAATGAACTATATCCATCGGAGGAGATAGTAACGCTCATGTCCGAGTTACGGGTACCCGTGACCTCGTCGACGGATGCACATAAACCAGAAGACATCTCCACGGGGTTAGAAGCCGTAGTAGAGCTGATAAAATCTAAGAGACTTCCCTTCGCAGTACCCGGCGGAGGTCTCAAAGTATTCGATTCTTTAAAGGTTCTGTAA
- a CDS encoding flavodoxin family protein, whose translation MVEVLCLYGSPRVGGNTEALVRHIARLFEDRGFDVTVINLCSLDIKFCRSCRRCIETGYCSLEDDLSRTVFPKLLSSKALVLASPVYFNNVSSCVKVFMDRTWSLRGRLKNVVGGAVVVGRGYGAELAIAAIHSFMLKHDMILCFRGVTGFAYERGEILRDKEAFKNANKLVDRMSEVLMKLDGRGV comes from the coding sequence GTGGTCGAGGTCTTATGTCTCTACGGGAGCCCCAGGGTTGGTGGCAATACCGAGGCTCTTGTACGCCATATAGCCCGTTTATTCGAAGACCGTGGGTTTGACGTAACGGTCATAAACCTATGTAGTTTAGACATCAAGTTCTGTAGGTCTTGTAGGCGATGCATTGAAACCGGTTATTGTTCTCTAGAAGATGATCTCTCAAGAACGGTTTTTCCCAAGCTGTTATCCTCGAAAGCTCTAGTCTTAGCGTCTCCAGTATACTTTAACAACGTATCGTCTTGCGTCAAAGTGTTCATGGATCGGACTTGGAGCTTGAGAGGTCGGCTTAAAAACGTCGTAGGCGGAGCAGTGGTCGTCGGTAGAGGTTATGGAGCCGAGCTCGCTATAGCGGCGATACATTCGTTCATGCTCAAACACGATATGATCCTATGTTTCAGAGGGGTCACAGGGTTCGCATATGAAAGAGGCGAGATCTTACGAGACAAGGAGGCGTTTAAAAACGCTAATAAGCTTGTGGATAGAATGAGCGAGGTCTTGATGAAACTCGATGGACGAGGAGTATAG